Genomic segment of Caproiciproducens sp. NJN-50:
GACTTCAAATATCATTTATCAGCTCCCGAAGCTTCCCGGAAAAGAATGGAAAAGCTATATGGAATGGGTACAGGATTTTGAGTATGGGAAGCTCGGGCTTCCCAGGCCGGATCTGACCATTTATCTGGAACTTCCCCCTGAAATTTCGCAGAAGCTTTTGGACGAGCGTTACCATGGTGACGCGAAAAAGAAAGATATACATGAAAGCAATATCGAATATCTGTCGGCCTGCAGGAAAAGCGCGGATTATGCAGCTCAGCTCCTCGGCTGGAAAACAGTTGCTTGCGAAAGCGGAGGAAGCCCCAGAAAACGGGAAGAGATCCATAAGGAAATACTGAGAATCGTCTTGGAGGAATTTCATGATCAATTTTGACTTTCCTGAACTGGCGGACAGGGAATGGCTTTCCCCGGAGCTTTCCGCCAGCGGGAAATTGGGCAGCGAATGGGCCTTTGGCACGCTGTTTATCTGGAAGAATACTTACTATTCTAAAGTCTGCCGTGTTCAGGACGGTACGCTGTTCTGTTTCAGCGGCCCGCTGCACACCTACAATATGCCCCTGTGTGAGAAGGACCGGTTTGCGGATCTGATGGAAATGATGATCGCCGACGCGGCCGAAAGAGGACATCCCTTTCAGCTTTGGGGGGCAACCCGGGAGCAAACAGAAGAACTGGAACGGCTGTTTCCCGGCCGGTTCCGGTTTGAAATGGATCGGAACGGTTCCGACTATATTTATCGATCGGAGGATCTGATCCGCTTGTCTGGGAGAAAATTCCATGGCAAACGGAATCACATCGCCCAGTTTGACCGAAAATACAGTTGGAGCTACGAGGACCTTACCCGTGAAAACAGGGAGGACTGCCGTTCTGTGGCAAAACAGTGGTGCGAGGCGCATGGCGGCTGCCGTGATAAAAACGGGTTCGCAAGCGAACCTTGCGCGATCAGCCGTGCGTTGAACTACTTTGACGAGCTTCACCTTACCGGCGGTCTAATTCGGGTGGAGGGAAAACCTGCCGCCTTTACGATCGGGGAAGAAATCAATCCGAAGATTTACCTTCTTCACTTCGAAAAAGCGCTGGACGGATATGACGGCCTTTACGCCGTCATCAACCATGAGTATGCCGCGAGGCACCTGGAAGGCTATGAACTGATTAACCGGGAAGAGGACATGGGAATTGAAGGCTTGAGAAAAGCGAAGCTTTCCTATCATCCGGTGATTCTGCTGGACAGATATCGGGTGACTCTTGCGGATGAAAACGGGGATGCGGAAAAATGATCGGACCGGCCGGATGGGATATGCGCTCGGAACTCATCGGACTCTGGCAAATCTGTTTTCATGAGCCCAGGCGGTATCCGAACTATTTTATGAATAACTGCTTCCGCCCGGAGGACTGTCTGGTCTACCGGATATCCGGGCAGATTGCCGCCGCGGTCTATCTGCTTCCCGCCCGCATTGCGCCGGACGGTGTGCAGGCGCACTATATTTTCGCGGCGGGAACCCTTCCATCCTTTCGCTCCCGCGGATTCATGGCCTCGCTTTTGGCTTACGCGGCTTTGTACGGTGCAAATCGGGGCGACAGATATTCCGTTGTCCTTCCGGCCAGCCAGCCGCTTTATTCATTTTATGAACGTTGCGGGTATTTTGACTATTATAAAATCCGGTCCGTACCCGTCGTGCGGGCCCGCTTGGAGCAGCTGGCTTCCCAGCTTTCCCCCGGCAGAGTCCTTGCGTGTTCTTCCGAGCTGAACAGGCTCCGCAATTCGGTCCTTTCACGGCGAAAGGGATCCGTTCTGTGGAGCGACGAGCGGTTCCATTTCACAATGGGGTTCGGTTCGACTTATGGAGACGAACTGGTCTGTTCCGGATCGGAAGGGCGCCGATCTTACGCGATTTGCAGAAGGACCGATGGAAAAGCCTGCTCCGTGCGGGAAGCAATCGCTGTACCGGGCGGTTTTCCAGGACTTGCCGCGGCGATTTTAGAACGTTTTCCGGCCGAGACTTATGAATTTCGTCTTCCGCCGGGCGGCGGGCTCTTTTCAGGGGAAGGGGCGGAGGAACGCTGCGGAATGCTTCGGCCCATCGGCGGAACCAAGTTGGAAGAACCCGTCGTTTCGGCCCCTTATCTGGGGCTTGCACTGGATTGACAATATGGTTAGGGAGGAAGAGTACCCATGATTTATTTGTTCCTTGCACAAGGATTTGAAGAAACGGAAGCGATTGTTCCATTGGATCTGCTGCGCCGTGCCGGCGCCGAGGTAAAGACCGTCGGGGTCGGCGGTAAGAGGATCACCGGTTCTCATGGAATCGAAGTGGCCGCGGACTTGGAGGACGGGGAGATTGACCTGCAGAATATGGAAATGGTGATTCTTCCGGGCGGGATGCCCGGAACGCGTAATCTGGAAAATTCGCCGATGGTAAGAGCCAGTGTCAGCTACTGCGCCCGGAACGGAAAAAAGATCGCCGCCATCTGTGCGGCTCCATCCATCCTGGGGCATATGGATCTGCTCTCCGGCCACAGCGCCGTTTGCTTTCCAGGGTATGAAAAGGACTTGACCGGAGCCGAAGTGAAAATGGACCCCGTTTGCGTCAGCGGTGATTTGATCACTGCGCGCGGCGCGGGAGTCGCGGTTCTCTTCGGCTTGAAACTGGTGGAGGTGCTTTTCGGAAAACAGAAGTCGGACGAAATCAAAGAAAAGGTTCAGTGTGTGTGAAGAATATTAAAGAAGTAAAGAAAAATCTGCGCGCGCAGTACAGGCAATACCGGGAGCGGATGAATCCGGTAAAAAAGTCACAGCATGATGCGGCCATTCTCAGCCGGTTCCTTTCTCTCAGGGAATATGAGAATGCGCGGACAGTTTTTACTTATGTCAGCAAGCCGATCGAAGTTGATACCACCGGGCTGATCCGTTCCGTCATCGATTCCGGAAGGAAGGTCGCGGTCCCGCTCTGTTTCCCCGAAACATGCGGAATGAAATTTTATGAGATCCATTCTTTGGAGGAACTGACCGCCGGAGCCTATGGAGTCATGGAGCCTGTGCCGGAAAACAGCGGGCCGGCGGTGGAACCCTCCGGGAACAGCATCTGCATTGTTCCCGGTTTCAGTTTCGATTCCCAGGGGTACCGCCTTGGGTACGGCAAAGGATATTACGACCGGTTTCTGTCGGAATTTAAAGGGATGACCGTCGGCCTTTGCTATGCCGGCTGCGTGAAGCTGGACCTTCCGCACGGATATTACGACAGACCGGTCGACATTCTCATAACAGAAAAATACGTTCGAAGGATGGCAGAAAAAAGGATCTGATTCAGGGAAAGGAGGAAAGATATGAACGATGATGAGCATCTGGCCGAGCGCATGCACAAAGAAAAAGTCGAAAATTTTCGCCTCCGGATGAACGAAGGCGGAGAGGAGGAATTGCCTGAGGAGGAGATATACAGCGGAGGTTCCGCAAGGCAGCCTGATTCCGACTCCGTAATCAACAGCTACAGCGATGTCAGAGAAGGCGAAAACGAGCAGCCCTCTGCCCAGCAGAGGGCCGCGGAACTTCATCGGCTGCGGAACCGTGAAAAGGGCGGCAAAAACAGGCACTTTTTCCGGCTTGTATGGTTTATCATGGTTCTGTTTGTCTCTCTCCTTCTTGCGCGTTATCTGGTTGCGGGCGTCAACGATATGCTGGCGATCGGAAGGGAGAGCCTTGACGTGACGGTCGATATTCCGCAGAAAGCGACACCGCATCAGGTTGCGCAGGCGCTTTATCAGGACGGGGTGATCCGCGACGAGGATTTTTTCCTGCTCTATGCCGCGCTGACGAAAGCCCCGGAGCAGTTCAGCGGCGGCAGTTTTCAGGTGCGGACCGATATGGATTATGAAGCCCTGATCACTTCGATTCAGTCCAATGCCAATCGGGTGGATACCATAAAGCTGACGTTCCGCGAGGGCATGAACGCGCTGGAGGTAGCCGAACTGCTGCGGCAGAACGGAGTGTGTTCTGAAAAGGATGCGGAGGCGGTCTTCAACAGCGACAGCCTCAATGAGAATTTCGATATGCTTCAGCAGATCACGAATGCGTCGGACCGCTATTATCAGCTTGAGGGATATCTGTTCCCGGATACTTATGAGTTTTTTAAAAATGAGAATCCGGAGCAGGCAATCACGAAGCTGGTCAGCAACTGCAACCGCAAATTGACGAAACAGATTCGGGAGAAGGCCTCGGACGAAGGCATGACGCTGGATCAGATGCTGACGCTCGCCTCCATGATCCAGGCGGAAGCCGCCGACAAGGACGATATGTACAAGGTTTCCAGCGTGTTTCACAACCGCCTGAAGAGCCAAAAGTCCGAACTGATGCATCTGGATTCCGACCCGACGACGTATTATCCTTACCGCAAGAAATCCCTGGTTCCTGAAAATATCCGCGGCACCTATCAAAGCAAATACGACACCTATACCATCGAGGGCCTTCCGCCCGGACCGATCTGCAATCCGGGAATGGACGCGATTGACGCCGCGCTGAATCCGTCTTCCACCGGCTACTATTATTTTTGTCACGATGCGGACGGAAAAGCCTATTATGCCAAGACGGCGAGTCAGCATCAGGCGAACCTGAAGAAAGCGGGCCTGCGATGACCGCGCAAAAAACAGGAAGCCCGGAGCTTCTGGCTCCCGCGGGGGACAGGGAGCGGCTGGAAGCGGCGGTGAGGTTCGGCGCCGACGCGGTCTACCTGGCCGGCAAAGAATTCGGCATGCGGACCGCCTCTCCGAACTTCGGAGAGGACGAACTCGCATCGGCCGTCCTCTATGCTCACGGCGCGGGCGTGAAGGTATATCTGACCTGCAATGCCATCGCTCACAATGACGAACTGAAGCGTTTGCCGGATTTTTTCCGGATGGCCGTCGAAGCGGGAGTGGATGCGCTGATTCTGACGGACCTCGGCGTCCTTCGCCTGGCCCGGCGCTGTGCGCCGGACCTGCCGGTGCATATTTCCACGCAGGCGGGAGTTGTCAACCGTGAAGCCGCGAATGCGTTCTATGAGCTGGGCGCAAAACGGATTGTTCTGGCCCGCGAGCTCAGCCTTCCGGAAATTGCGGAAATCAGGGCAAATACTCCAAAGAACCTGGAACTGGAGGCTTTTGTGCACGGCTCCATGTGCGTCTCTTTCTCGGGGAGGTGTCTGCTTTCCAGCTACCTGACCGGCCGCGACGCCAACCGGGGCGACTGCGCGCAGCCATGCCGATGGAAGTATGCCCTCACGGAGGAGAAACGGCCAGGCCAGTATTTCCCGATTTCGGAGGACGGGGACGGAACCTATCTCCTCAACTCCAGAGATATGAATATGCTGGAGCATCTTCCGGAACTGTCCGATGCCGGCGTCGGCTCGTTCAAAATCGAGGGGCGCGCCAAATCGGCCTATTATGCGGCTGTCGTTACAAATGCCTACCGGCACGCGATCGATTTCTTTGAGCAACATTCCGGAGACCAGCTGCCCGCGTGGATCCCGCAGGAATTGGAAAAGGTCAGCCACCGCGCCTACAGCACCGGCTTCTATTTGGGCGGCGAGCCCGGGCAGGTTCTGGAAAACGGGGGATATGTGCGCAGCTATGAGGAGATCGCGGTCTGCACGGGCCGCACCGGGACCCGTGCCGTCCTTTCCCAGCGAAACCGCTTTTTTCGCGGCGACGAGGCCGACGTGCTGGAACCCGGCGCGGAACCGTATTCTCTCAGGATGGACCGCATTTTCGACGAGACCGGCGAGCCGCTTGAGACCGTGAACCACGCCGCGATGACGGTCCTGCTCGAAACGGTCCGGGAAATTCCGCCCGGATCGATCTTCCGCAGAAAAATAAATCATGATTAAAAAATCCCTCCACTGGCAAAGATAGCCTAGATGGAGGGATCCTTTATGGGAAAGCGCACCATTGCATTTTTCTCCGTTCTGATGCTGGGGATGTTTCTGACCGTTCTGATGGTCTATCGGATTTCGAACGGGACGGAGCTCGCGCAGACGGCGGAAAGGCAGTCCGATTACAAACTAACGGTGGCGGCCACGCGGGGGACGATCTATGACTGCAACCTTTCCGCCCTGACCGGGACAGAACAAAAATATGTCGCCGCCGTAGTTCCGGGAATTGAAACGACGGCGGCGCTCGGCCGCATTCTTCCGGCTGCCCGGATGGAAAGCCTTTATGATACGCTGAGCGCCGGACGGCCTTTTACACTGCAGCTTCCCTCGAAAACCAAGCAGGAGGGAATCGACGTTTTCACCGTGCAGGAACGGTATTCCAATTCCGGAATGGCGGTTCATATTTTGGGGTATCTGGATGGTTCGGGAAAAGGCGCCGCCGGAATTGAAAAAGCGTATGACTCTCTCCTTGGCGGCAACAAAGGGCGGATCACCGTGACCTATAAGGTCGATGCACTCAACCGTGTTCTGGCCGGTGAAGAGAAGCAGGTCAGCGATACGACCGCTCTTGGGAAAAGCGGGGTATCCCTGACATTGGACAAATACGTTCAGACAGTCGCGGAACAGGCCGCGGACCGATACCTGACCAAGGGCGCGATTGTGATCATGGAAGTCCCTACGGGCGAGATCCGCGCGATGGCCAGCCGGCCTTCCTACGATCAGAATGACGTCGCCTCCGTCCTGAAAGAGAAGGATTCTCCGCTGCTGAACCGCGCGGTGTCGGCTTACAGCGTCGGTTCCGTTTTCAAGCTCGCCGCGGCTGCGGCGGCCCTTGAATACGGGATTTCCCCCGATTACACCTACACCTGCACCGGGGGGATCAATGTGGACGGCGGGATTTTCCATTGCTATAATTCGGAAAGTCATGGAGCGGAAAATATGAAGAAGGCCATCGCAAATTCCTGCAACACGTATTTTGTAAGCCTAATGCAGCAGGTCCCGCAGCAAAATTTTCTCAATATGGCCCACTCTCTTGGATTCGGACAGTCGTTTCAGCTCGCGCCCGGCCTTTCCTCCGATACGGGAGTTCTGCCGACGCTGAAAAGCCTGAGCATTCCACGGGCGCTCGCAAATTTTTCATTCGGGCAGGGAGAACTGACCGCGACGCCGCTGCAAGTCGCCGCAATGACCAATGCGATCGCTTCCGGCGGCCTGTTTGTCTCACCGAACCTGTATGATGGAACCGTCGACGAAAAGCTGGAATACACCGATCGCGCTCAGCGCCAGCAGGGAACGAGGGTGATGTCGGAAAACACCGCCCGGCTTCTGAGAGAATTTATGCAGGCTTCCATCGAAGGGGGGACCAGCAAGGAGGGAAAGCCGGACAAAGGCGGAGCGGGAGCGAAAACCGCAACGGCGCAGACCGGAAAATATGTCGATGGAACAGAGCTGGTGGAATCCTGGTTCACGGGCTTTTTCCCGTACGATGATCCGCGGTACGTCGTCACCATTTTCGAGGAGGGCGGAGACGGCGGAGGCCGGACCTGCGGGCCGGCTTTCAAAGAAATTGCGGACGAACTGTATCAGGTCATCGGCTGATTGCCGCTAAAAAGGCGGATTGACAATTGCGGGAAAACGGATTATAATCAAATATATTGCAGCAGTAACAACTGAACGGCGACGAAGGGCAGAAAATGCAGACCGGTCCGCGTCAGAGAGGAAATCCGAGGCTGGAAGATTTCCGCGGAAAGGATGCGTTTAGCCGGCCCGGAGCTCCGCGGCGGGGAACCGCGGCGTTTTTCCGCGTTAAGGAAGCGAAAGAGGCGTCCCTCGATGGGCGCAATTTGGGTGGTACCACGGATTTTTCCGTCCCATGGGGGCGGGGAAGTCTATTTTTTTGCAATGATCGCCGATTTTAGACGAATGGAGATTCTTAGAATATGAAATGGACAGGATTAAATGAACTGCGTGAAATTTTTCTATCGTATTTTGAATCGAAGGGACATCTGCGGCTCCCCAGCTTTCCGCTGATTCCCAAAGATGACAACAGCCTGCTTCTGATCAATTCCGGCATGGCACCGATGAAAAAGTATTTCACCGGAGAGGTGACGCCTCCGCGCAAGCGCGTGACGACCTGTCAAAAATGCATCCGCACGCCGGACATCGAGCGCGTCGGAATCACGGCGCGGCACGGTACCTTTTTTGAAATGCTGGGCAACTTTTCCTTCGGAGACTATTTCAAGCATGAGGCGATCCCGTGGGCGTGGGAATTCTGCACGAAGGTGCTCGAACTGCCGGTCGACAAACTCTGGGTGACGATCTACCTCGACGACGACGAGGCGTATGACATCTGGGTCAACGAGGTGGGCGTCGACCCGAAGCATATCGTCCGGCTCGGCAAGGAGGACAACTTCTGGGAACACGGTTCCGGTCCGTGCGGCCCCTGCTCCGAAATCTATTTCGACCGCGGCGAGCAGTACGGCTGCGGCAAGCCGACCTGCGGCGTCGGCTGTGACTGCGACCGGTATGTCGAGTTCTGGAATGTTGTGTTTTCCCAGTTCGACAGCGACGGAAAGGGCAATTATCCGCCGATGGAACATCCGAACATCGACACCGGCATGGGCCTCGAGCGTCTGGCCTGCATCATGCAGGGAGTGGATAATCTGTTTCTGGTCGACACCGTTCAGAATATCATGAAGCATATCTGCAAAATAACGGGTGTGAATTACGGAGACGACCAGAAAAAGGATGTTTCCCTGCGGGTTATTACCGACCATATCCGCAGCACGGTGTTCATGATCGGCGACGGCGTGATGCCGTCGAATGAGGGGCGCGGCTATGTTCTTCGCCGTTTGCTGCGCAGGGCGGCGCGGCACGGCCGTTTACTTGGCGTTCATGACACGTTCCTGTGGCAGGTGGCGGACACCGTCATTGCGGAAAACTGTGGCGCGTATCCGGAACTTGCCGAAAAACGCGACA
This window contains:
- a CDS encoding dTMP kinase, with translation MMNGRLITIDGLDGSGKATQTKLLCKELERRGIRLRRVSFPDYAAESSALVRMYLNGEFGGTPQNVNAYAASSFFAVDRFSSFTRDWKEEYLSGTLIVADRYTTSNIIYQLPKLPGKEWKSYMEWVQDFEYGKLGLPRPDLTIYLELPPEISQKLLDERYHGDAKKKDIHESNIEYLSACRKSADYAAQLLGWKTVACESGGSPRKREEIHKEILRIVLEEFHDQF
- a CDS encoding DUF2156 domain-containing protein translates to MINFDFPELADREWLSPELSASGKLGSEWAFGTLFIWKNTYYSKVCRVQDGTLFCFSGPLHTYNMPLCEKDRFADLMEMMIADAAERGHPFQLWGATREQTEELERLFPGRFRFEMDRNGSDYIYRSEDLIRLSGRKFHGKRNHIAQFDRKYSWSYEDLTRENREDCRSVAKQWCEAHGGCRDKNGFASEPCAISRALNYFDELHLTGGLIRVEGKPAAFTIGEEINPKIYLLHFEKALDGYDGLYAVINHEYAARHLEGYELINREEDMGIEGLRKAKLSYHPVILLDRYRVTLADENGDAEK
- a CDS encoding GNAT family N-acetyltransferase translates to MIGPAGWDMRSELIGLWQICFHEPRRYPNYFMNNCFRPEDCLVYRISGQIAAAVYLLPARIAPDGVQAHYIFAAGTLPSFRSRGFMASLLAYAALYGANRGDRYSVVLPASQPLYSFYERCGYFDYYKIRSVPVVRARLEQLASQLSPGRVLACSSELNRLRNSVLSRRKGSVLWSDERFHFTMGFGSTYGDELVCSGSEGRRSYAICRRTDGKACSVREAIAVPGGFPGLAAAILERFPAETYEFRLPPGGGLFSGEGAEERCGMLRPIGGTKLEEPVVSAPYLGLALD
- a CDS encoding DJ-1 family glyoxalase III, with the translated sequence MIYLFLAQGFEETEAIVPLDLLRRAGAEVKTVGVGGKRITGSHGIEVAADLEDGEIDLQNMEMVILPGGMPGTRNLENSPMVRASVSYCARNGKKIAAICAAPSILGHMDLLSGHSAVCFPGYEKDLTGAEVKMDPVCVSGDLITARGAGVAVLFGLKLVEVLFGKQKSDEIKEKVQCV
- a CDS encoding 5-formyltetrahydrofolate cyclo-ligase; the protein is MKNIKEVKKNLRAQYRQYRERMNPVKKSQHDAAILSRFLSLREYENARTVFTYVSKPIEVDTTGLIRSVIDSGRKVAVPLCFPETCGMKFYEIHSLEELTAGAYGVMEPVPENSGPAVEPSGNSICIVPGFSFDSQGYRLGYGKGYYDRFLSEFKGMTVGLCYAGCVKLDLPHGYYDRPVDILITEKYVRRMAEKRI
- the mltG gene encoding endolytic transglycosylase MltG, with translation MNDDEHLAERMHKEKVENFRLRMNEGGEEELPEEEIYSGGSARQPDSDSVINSYSDVREGENEQPSAQQRAAELHRLRNREKGGKNRHFFRLVWFIMVLFVSLLLARYLVAGVNDMLAIGRESLDVTVDIPQKATPHQVAQALYQDGVIRDEDFFLLYAALTKAPEQFSGGSFQVRTDMDYEALITSIQSNANRVDTIKLTFREGMNALEVAELLRQNGVCSEKDAEAVFNSDSLNENFDMLQQITNASDRYYQLEGYLFPDTYEFFKNENPEQAITKLVSNCNRKLTKQIREKASDEGMTLDQMLTLASMIQAEAADKDDMYKVSSVFHNRLKSQKSELMHLDSDPTTYYPYRKKSLVPENIRGTYQSKYDTYTIEGLPPGPICNPGMDAIDAALNPSSTGYYYFCHDADGKAYYAKTASQHQANLKKAGLR
- a CDS encoding peptidase U32 family protein, whose product is MTAQKTGSPELLAPAGDRERLEAAVRFGADAVYLAGKEFGMRTASPNFGEDELASAVLYAHGAGVKVYLTCNAIAHNDELKRLPDFFRMAVEAGVDALILTDLGVLRLARRCAPDLPVHISTQAGVVNREAANAFYELGAKRIVLARELSLPEIAEIRANTPKNLELEAFVHGSMCVSFSGRCLLSSYLTGRDANRGDCAQPCRWKYALTEEKRPGQYFPISEDGDGTYLLNSRDMNMLEHLPELSDAGVGSFKIEGRAKSAYYAAVVTNAYRHAIDFFEQHSGDQLPAWIPQELEKVSHRAYSTGFYLGGEPGQVLENGGYVRSYEEIAVCTGRTGTRAVLSQRNRFFRGDEADVLEPGAEPYSLRMDRIFDETGEPLETVNHAAMTVLLETVREIPPGSIFRRKINHD
- a CDS encoding peptidoglycan D,D-transpeptidase FtsI family protein, whose protein sequence is MGKRTIAFFSVLMLGMFLTVLMVYRISNGTELAQTAERQSDYKLTVAATRGTIYDCNLSALTGTEQKYVAAVVPGIETTAALGRILPAARMESLYDTLSAGRPFTLQLPSKTKQEGIDVFTVQERYSNSGMAVHILGYLDGSGKGAAGIEKAYDSLLGGNKGRITVTYKVDALNRVLAGEEKQVSDTTALGKSGVSLTLDKYVQTVAEQAADRYLTKGAIVIMEVPTGEIRAMASRPSYDQNDVASVLKEKDSPLLNRAVSAYSVGSVFKLAAAAAALEYGISPDYTYTCTGGINVDGGIFHCYNSESHGAENMKKAIANSCNTYFVSLMQQVPQQNFLNMAHSLGFGQSFQLAPGLSSDTGVLPTLKSLSIPRALANFSFGQGELTATPLQVAAMTNAIASGGLFVSPNLYDGTVDEKLEYTDRAQRQQGTRVMSENTARLLREFMQASIEGGTSKEGKPDKGGAGAKTATAQTGKYVDGTELVESWFTGFFPYDDPRYVVTIFEEGGDGGGRTCGPAFKEIADELYQVIG